Proteins co-encoded in one Marinomonas sp. IMCC 4694 genomic window:
- the umuC gene encoding translesion error-prone DNA polymerase V subunit UmuC, producing the protein MPIFALVDCNNFYASCEKLFRPDLKDTPVVVLSNNDGCVVARSREAKLLGIKMGVPVFQIKSEMQRHGIWAFSSNYALYADLSSRVMRTLEEMAPRVEVYSIDEAFLDLTGIESAISLVEFGQQVRERIGHWIGITVCVGIAPTKTLAKLANHAAKKYPDTQGVVDLTNPDRQRRLLALVPVDDVWGVGRRLSKRLNALGITTALDLANASPRAIRDQFSVVLERTVRELNGESCIELEEIPPIKKQIVCSRSFGVKVTHFELLREAVCEYATRATEKLRKEQQQAKVLTVFIRTSPFKDNEPQYSNSASGELLIPSCDTRDFIELANHLLKRIWKDGFRYAKAGVMLSDFYDPGMFQPGLFDDVSTRSNSQQLMSVLDTINQSGAGKVFFAGQGTKKDWSMKREHLSPAYTTRWDQLPRVK; encoded by the coding sequence ATGCCTATATTTGCCTTGGTGGACTGCAACAACTTTTACGCCAGTTGTGAGAAGCTGTTTCGTCCTGATTTAAAAGATACGCCGGTTGTGGTGCTGTCCAATAACGACGGCTGCGTGGTTGCACGCTCGCGTGAAGCTAAGTTACTCGGTATTAAAATGGGTGTACCCGTCTTTCAAATCAAATCTGAAATGCAGCGCCATGGCATTTGGGCATTTTCGTCCAACTATGCGCTTTACGCAGATTTGAGCAGTCGAGTGATGCGCACTTTGGAGGAAATGGCACCACGAGTAGAGGTTTACTCCATTGACGAAGCGTTTTTAGATTTAACCGGTATAGAGTCTGCCATATCTCTTGTCGAGTTCGGACAACAAGTGCGAGAGCGCATAGGCCACTGGATTGGGATCACCGTCTGTGTCGGCATTGCACCGACAAAAACACTCGCCAAACTGGCAAACCATGCCGCCAAAAAGTATCCAGACACTCAGGGCGTTGTAGACCTGACCAATCCAGATCGGCAACGTCGATTGCTCGCATTAGTCCCGGTTGATGATGTTTGGGGCGTTGGTAGACGGCTTTCTAAGCGTTTAAATGCTCTGGGTATCACCACAGCCCTAGACCTCGCCAATGCCTCACCTAGAGCCATCAGAGACCAGTTTTCGGTGGTTTTAGAGAGAACCGTCAGAGAGCTCAATGGTGAGTCGTGCATTGAACTAGAAGAGATCCCGCCAATTAAGAAACAAATCGTCTGTAGCCGTTCATTTGGCGTAAAAGTGACGCACTTTGAATTGTTACGTGAAGCCGTATGCGAATACGCAACCCGTGCCACTGAGAAGCTTCGCAAAGAACAGCAGCAAGCCAAAGTGCTGACCGTGTTTATACGAACCAGCCCCTTTAAGGACAACGAGCCGCAGTACAGCAACTCTGCATCGGGTGAGTTACTGATTCCCAGTTGCGATACGCGGGATTTTATCGAGCTGGCCAATCACTTACTCAAGCGGATTTGGAAGGATGGTTTTCGTTATGCCAAAGCGGGCGTCATGCTGTCTGACTTTTACGATCCTGGCATGTTTCAACCAGGACTATTCGATGACGTATCGACCCGCTCTAATAGCCAGCAGTTAATGTCTGTATTGGACACCATTAACCAAAGCGGTGCCGGAAAGGTTTTCTTTGCTGGACAAGGTACGAAGAAAGATTGGTCGATGAAGCGAGAGCATTTGTCTCCCGCTTATACAACACGCTGGGACCAGTTACCGCGAGTGAAGTAG
- the umuD gene encoding translesion error-prone DNA polymerase V autoproteolytic subunit, translating into MSVSLIGRSGALAFIKAKRLRIPLFMERVSAGFPSPAQDYVEQTLDLNELCIKRPAATFFVRVEGDSMIDAGIHPDDILVVDRSVQAEHGDIVIAGIHGELTVKELQLRPCVKLIPRNRAYEPIHIPEGTELEIFGVVTNVVRNMRRKS; encoded by the coding sequence ATGAGTGTCTCGCTGATAGGCCGTAGCGGCGCACTTGCCTTCATCAAAGCCAAGCGCCTTCGTATTCCATTGTTCATGGAACGTGTTTCTGCTGGTTTTCCCTCCCCAGCGCAGGATTATGTTGAGCAAACGCTCGACCTCAACGAGCTGTGCATCAAGCGACCGGCTGCAACGTTCTTTGTGCGTGTTGAAGGTGATTCAATGATTGATGCCGGGATTCACCCAGATGATATTTTGGTGGTTGATCGCTCTGTCCAAGCCGAACACGGTGACATTGTGATCGCGGGTATCCATGGTGAACTCACGGTAAAGGAGCTTCAACTGAGGCCGTGCGTCAAGCTGATCCCAAGAAACCGGGCGTATGAACCCATCCATATTCCCGAAGGGACAGAGTTAGAGATATTTGGTGTGGTCACCAATGTGGTGCGAAACATGCGCCGCAAGTCGTGA
- a CDS encoding 3'-5' exonuclease has product MTRAPAPFPLERLADIPERPENFRLLERIPLTREPQTWPLELSPMVGDEQPMVLLDTETTGLSSDDESIIELGMVKVLYSPSAQRIVSIVDVISLYEDPGKPIPELITELTGITDEMVQGQRIDDALVASWLSDDPLVVAHNAQFDRPFFEKRFAALGHLSWACSASGIDWKAQGFESRKLEYLLLRLGWFYEGHRAATDCLAMAWLFYLLPESVANLLSEADRRTVLVRAFGAPFDVKDYLKERGYRWHDGVKGANKHWWREISEDELPQEQTYLDDLYHRGSEHAHYDYKDARNRFKALS; this is encoded by the coding sequence ATGACAAGAGCCCCTGCGCCATTTCCGCTAGAGCGCCTCGCGGATATCCCAGAAAGACCAGAAAATTTTAGATTACTGGAGCGCATTCCATTAACGCGTGAGCCGCAGACTTGGCCACTTGAACTTTCTCCTATGGTCGGTGATGAACAGCCAATGGTGCTGCTCGATACAGAGACAACCGGACTGTCTTCCGATGATGAGTCCATTATTGAGCTTGGTATGGTTAAGGTGCTTTACAGCCCCTCTGCTCAGCGGATTGTGTCGATTGTTGATGTGATCAGCCTGTATGAAGATCCCGGCAAGCCAATCCCCGAGCTGATTACCGAATTAACCGGTATCACTGATGAGATGGTGCAAGGCCAGCGCATTGATGATGCTCTGGTAGCGAGTTGGTTATCCGATGATCCGCTGGTGGTTGCACACAATGCGCAGTTTGATCGTCCTTTCTTTGAAAAGCGGTTTGCCGCATTGGGCCATCTATCTTGGGCCTGTTCAGCCAGTGGCATAGATTGGAAAGCACAGGGCTTTGAAAGTCGAAAGCTTGAGTACCTGCTGCTTCGCTTAGGTTGGTTCTATGAAGGACACCGAGCTGCAACCGATTGTTTGGCGATGGCCTGGTTGTTCTATTTGTTGCCCGAGTCCGTTGCAAACTTATTGTCAGAAGCAGACAGGCGTACTGTGCTAGTTCGTGCGTTTGGTGCGCCGTTTGATGTAAAGGACTATCTAAAAGAGCGTGGTTACCGCTGGCATGACGGTGTTAAAGGTGCCAACAAGCATTGGTGGCGCGAAATCAGCGAAGACGAGCTGCCGCAGGAACAAACTTACCTGGATGATTTGTACCATCGTGGCTCAGAACATGCCCACTATGACTACAAAGATGCCCGCAATCGATTTAAAGCTTTGTCATAG
- a CDS encoding WYL domain-containing protein, producing the protein MTNDGLKQTVLASSLAKEGAKGKPDRLSQIAQLPQATRDRIAHIDFTLLFKGEAVRADLVDRFSIAAAQATKDFTMYRELAPGNIEYDQKLKLHKRGEAFEPLFDYDVVRTLATISQGYGDGFTGKVKPPLACEAPYHLNKPSLSIVAKVTEAIHKGKALSITYVSLSSGETTREIVPHTLVDNGLRWHVRGFDRKHSEFRDFVLTRIKAAVVLEDSRLSESEFETQDRQWNRFVELELVPHPRIEHSEAIELDYGMTGGVLKVEIRAATAGYLLRQWHVDCSKAHSLQGTEYQLWLKNTPTLYGVGNLNLAPGFNE; encoded by the coding sequence ATGACAAATGATGGTCTGAAACAAACAGTACTAGCGAGTTCACTCGCTAAAGAAGGCGCGAAAGGAAAGCCAGATAGGCTTTCGCAGATAGCGCAGTTGCCACAAGCAACCAGGGATCGCATTGCCCATATCGATTTCACCTTATTGTTTAAGGGCGAAGCAGTACGGGCGGATTTAGTCGATCGCTTCAGTATAGCCGCCGCACAAGCAACGAAAGACTTCACAATGTACCGAGAGCTTGCACCAGGCAATATTGAGTATGACCAAAAGCTCAAATTGCATAAGCGCGGTGAAGCATTTGAACCCCTGTTCGACTATGACGTTGTGAGAACGCTGGCAACCATTAGCCAAGGCTACGGAGATGGCTTCACTGGAAAGGTAAAACCACCTCTTGCGTGTGAAGCGCCTTATCACCTTAACAAGCCGAGTTTATCGATAGTAGCGAAAGTCACCGAGGCCATCCACAAAGGCAAAGCCTTGAGTATCACCTATGTGTCGTTATCGAGCGGTGAAACAACGCGGGAAATTGTGCCGCATACGCTGGTGGACAATGGCCTGCGTTGGCACGTTCGTGGTTTTGACCGCAAGCATAGCGAGTTCCGTGACTTTGTACTGACCCGAATTAAAGCAGCGGTTGTGCTTGAAGACTCAAGGTTATCTGAATCTGAGTTCGAAACCCAAGACCGGCAATGGAACCGCTTTGTAGAGCTAGAGTTAGTGCCGCATCCTCGTATTGAGCATAGCGAAGCGATTGAGCTGGATTATGGTATGACGGGCGGCGTTCTAAAGGTTGAGATTAGAGCTGCAACCGCTGGGTATTTGCTTCGCCAATGGCATGTGGATTGTTCCAAAGCACACAGCCTTCAAGGCACTGAATACCAGCTTTGGTTAAAGAATACTCCGACACTCTACGGGGTCGGAAATTTGAATTTAGCTCCAGGGTTTAACGAATGA
- a CDS encoding type I restriction-modification system subunit M, whose product MTSLQQRAELQRQIWAIANDVRGSVDGWDFKQYVLGTLFYRFISENFVNYITGGDDSVNYAAMSDDDENIKFAKEDAIKTKGYFLYPSQLFSNVAANAHKNENLNTDLAAIFAAIENSANGYDSEKDIKGLFADFDTTSNRLGNTVEAKNKRLAAVLKGVAGLTFGNFEDNQIDLFGDAYEFLISNYAANAGKSGGEFFTPQHVSKLIAQLAMHGQTSVNKIYDPAAGSGSLLLQAKKHFDAHIIEDGFFGQELNHTTYNLARMNMFLHNINYDKFNIQLGDTLTEPHFLDDKPFDAIVSNPPYSVKWIGSDDPTLINDDRFAPAGVLAPKSKADFAFVLHALSYLSSKGRAAIVCFPGIFYRGGAEQKIRQYLVDNNYVETVISLAPNLFFGTTIAVNILVLSKHKTDTTTQFIDASGLFKKETNNNVLTDNEDEKNPGHIQQIMKVFASKENVDHFAKSVDLDVIAGNSYNLSVSSYVEAKDNRELVDITELNAELKTTVAKITQLRSDIDTIVAEIEGEELEA is encoded by the coding sequence ATGACAAGTTTACAACAACGTGCCGAACTTCAACGCCAAATATGGGCGATTGCCAACGATGTTCGAGGCTCAGTGGATGGTTGGGATTTTAAACAATATGTACTGGGTACGCTGTTCTACCGTTTTATCAGTGAAAACTTTGTCAACTACATCACAGGCGGAGATGATAGCGTTAATTATGCTGCCATGTCTGACGATGACGAAAACATCAAGTTTGCTAAAGAAGATGCCATTAAAACCAAAGGCTATTTTCTTTACCCTAGCCAGTTGTTTAGCAATGTGGCGGCTAATGCACACAAAAACGAAAATTTAAATACGGATTTGGCAGCAATTTTTGCGGCAATCGAAAACTCAGCCAATGGCTATGATTCAGAAAAAGACATCAAAGGCTTGTTTGCGGATTTTGATACCACCAGTAATCGTCTGGGTAATACGGTCGAGGCAAAAAACAAACGCCTGGCCGCTGTGTTAAAAGGTGTGGCAGGATTAACCTTCGGTAATTTTGAAGACAACCAAATTGATTTATTCGGTGACGCCTACGAGTTCCTGATTTCAAACTATGCCGCAAATGCCGGTAAATCCGGTGGCGAGTTTTTCACGCCACAGCACGTCTCGAAATTGATCGCGCAGCTCGCCATGCACGGCCAGACCAGTGTCAATAAAATCTATGACCCTGCTGCGGGTTCTGGCTCGTTGCTGTTACAAGCTAAAAAGCACTTCGATGCGCATATCATTGAAGATGGTTTTTTTGGTCAAGAGCTCAACCACACCACCTACAACTTGGCACGTATGAATATGTTTTTGCACAACATTAACTACGACAAGTTCAATATTCAGCTGGGCGATACCTTAACCGAACCGCACTTTTTAGATGACAAACCGTTCGATGCCATTGTCTCTAACCCGCCTTATTCAGTGAAATGGATTGGTAGCGACGACCCAACCCTAATCAACGACGACCGCTTTGCGCCCGCTGGTGTGCTTGCGCCTAAATCAAAAGCCGACTTTGCCTTTGTGCTGCATGCGCTAAGTTACCTATCAAGCAAAGGTCGCGCAGCTATTGTTTGCTTCCCCGGTATTTTTTACCGTGGTGGTGCTGAGCAAAAAATTCGTCAGTACTTGGTTGACAACAACTATGTTGAAACCGTGATTTCACTGGCACCAAACCTGTTTTTTGGCACCACCATTGCGGTGAATATATTGGTGCTGTCGAAACACAAAACTGACACTACCACCCAGTTTATTGATGCCAGCGGTTTGTTTAAAAAAGAAACCAATAACAACGTACTAACGGACAACGAAGACGAAAAAAATCCGGGTCATATTCAGCAAATTATGAAGGTGTTTGCCAGCAAAGAGAACGTAGATCACTTTGCTAAATCGGTGGATTTGGATGTTATCGCAGGTAACAGCTACAACCTTTCGGTAAGCAGTTATGTGGAAGCCAAAGACAACCGCGAGCTAGTGGACATTACAGAGCTTAATGCAGAGCTTAAAACCACTGTTGCTAAAATTACTCAACTTCGCAGTGATATTGACACCATTGTGGCAGAGATTGAAGGTGAGGAGCTTGAGGCATGA
- a CDS encoding restriction endonuclease subunit S: MSNLSYLEKLLDGVEVEWLPLKEVLVRTKGTKITAGQMKVLHKDGAPLKIFAGGKTVAFVDFNDIPEKDVNREPSIIVKSRGVIEFEYYEKPFSHKSEMWSYYSDNDAIDIKFIYHFLKLHERHFQGIGSRMQMPQIATPDTDKFLVPIPCPNNPEKSLAIQAEIVRILDAFTTMTAELTAELNMRKKQYNYYRDQLLSFDLSADQAGEGDVEWVKLSTVANIKNGKDWKKLGSGKIPVYGSGGIMQYVDTFAYNKPTVLIPRKGSITNIFYVDEPFWNVDTIYYTELDLDKIIPKFFYYFMTTIDMMQLDTGSGRPSLTQAILNEIKIPLPTLEEQARIISLLDKFDTLTTSLQEGLPREIELRQKQYEYYRDLLLSFPASPAGGPKSHSDEAA, from the coding sequence ATGAGTAATTTGAGCTATTTAGAGAAGCTACTGGATGGGGTTGAGGTGGAGTGGCTGCCATTGAAAGAAGTGCTAGTACGCACTAAAGGAACAAAAATAACAGCCGGGCAGATGAAAGTCCTTCACAAGGATGGAGCGCCGTTAAAAATTTTTGCAGGAGGCAAAACAGTTGCCTTCGTGGATTTTAACGACATACCTGAAAAGGATGTAAATCGGGAACCGTCGATTATTGTAAAGTCCAGAGGTGTGATTGAGTTCGAGTATTACGAGAAACCGTTCTCACATAAAAGTGAAATGTGGTCGTATTACTCGGATAACGATGCGATCGATATAAAGTTTATTTACCATTTTTTGAAATTGCATGAACGGCACTTTCAAGGCATCGGTAGCCGAATGCAAATGCCGCAAATTGCAACGCCAGATACTGATAAGTTTCTCGTACCCATCCCATGTCCAAATAACCCAGAAAAATCGCTGGCAATACAAGCGGAAATTGTGCGTATTCTGGACGCATTTACCACTATGACCGCCGAGCTGACCGCCGAGCTTAACATGCGGAAAAAACAATACAACTACTACCGCGATCAGTTGTTGAGTTTTGACCTGTCTGCCGATCAGGCGGGAGAGGGTGATGTTGAGTGGGTAAAATTAAGTACCGTTGCCAATATCAAAAACGGCAAAGATTGGAAGAAGTTGGGATCGGGCAAAATCCCTGTTTATGGCTCTGGCGGAATCATGCAGTATGTGGATACTTTTGCTTACAACAAACCAACTGTATTAATACCAAGAAAAGGTTCGATAACTAATATTTTTTATGTAGATGAGCCCTTCTGGAATGTTGATACGATTTACTACACAGAATTAGATCTAGATAAGATCATTCCAAAATTCTTTTATTATTTCATGACAACTATTGACATGATGCAATTAGATACTGGGTCAGGCAGACCAAGCCTTACGCAGGCGATTTTGAATGAAATTAAGATTCCTTTACCAACACTTGAAGAGCAAGCTCGTATTATCAGTCTTTTGGATAAATTCGACACCTTAACAACTTCGCTGCAAGAAGGTCTCCCACGCGAAATAGAACTCCGCCAAAAGC